One stretch of Pseudoalteromonas shioyasakiensis DNA includes these proteins:
- a CDS encoding flagellar basal body P-ring protein FlgI has protein sequence MNGFKYIIALCLISLQFSAQAERVKDVSMVEGVRANQLVGYGLVVGLPGTGEQSRFTQQSFKAMLNGFGITLPDSLKPKIKNVAAVAVHAELPAFRKPGQTIDITVSSIGSAGSLRGGTLLQTFLKGVDGNTYAIAQGSLVVGGLGAEGADGSRVIINTPTVGRIPNGAIVERAIKSPFMQGDYITFNLNRPDFTTAKRLEQTINDLVGPDSAQAIDAASVRVLAPRDASQRVAYLSTLENLEFKPADTAAKIIVNSRTGTIVIGKNVKLQPAAITHGGLTVTIAEQQNVSQPNALSEGETAVTNQSIIDVNEDDSRAFVFNPGVNLDDLVRAINEVGAAPGDLMAILEALKEAGAINGQLVII, from the coding sequence ATGAATGGGTTTAAATACATCATCGCTCTTTGCTTAATTAGCCTGCAGTTTTCTGCACAGGCTGAGCGAGTCAAAGATGTATCTATGGTTGAAGGTGTTCGTGCAAACCAATTAGTCGGTTATGGTTTGGTTGTAGGTTTGCCAGGCACAGGTGAACAAAGCAGATTTACTCAACAGAGCTTTAAAGCCATGTTAAATGGCTTTGGTATTACTTTACCAGATAGCTTAAAACCTAAAATTAAAAATGTTGCAGCCGTTGCTGTTCATGCAGAGCTACCAGCATTCAGAAAACCAGGGCAAACCATAGATATTACGGTTTCGTCTATCGGGAGTGCAGGTAGTTTACGCGGTGGTACCTTATTACAAACCTTTTTAAAAGGGGTTGATGGTAATACGTATGCGATTGCACAAGGCAGCTTAGTTGTTGGTGGTCTAGGTGCTGAAGGAGCTGATGGTAGCCGGGTCATTATTAACACGCCAACGGTAGGTCGTATTCCAAACGGTGCCATTGTAGAGCGTGCTATTAAGAGCCCGTTTATGCAAGGTGACTACATTACCTTTAATTTAAACCGCCCTGATTTCACAACGGCAAAACGCTTAGAGCAAACAATTAATGATTTAGTTGGCCCTGATAGCGCGCAGGCAATCGATGCAGCCTCAGTTCGTGTATTGGCACCGCGTGATGCATCTCAACGTGTTGCGTATTTGTCTACTCTTGAAAACTTAGAGTTTAAGCCGGCAGACACCGCTGCAAAAATTATTGTTAACTCGCGCACTGGTACAATTGTGATTGGTAAAAATGTGAAGCTGCAGCCTGCGGCTATTACGCACGGTGGTTTGACGGTCACTATTGCTGAGCAGCAAAATGTGTCACAACCAAATGCCTTAAGTGAAGGTGAAACAGCTGTCACAAATCAAAGCATTATTGATGTTAATGAAGATGACTCACGTGCTTTTGTATTTAACCCAGGTGTTAATCTTGATGATCTCGTTCGAGCCATCAATGAGGTTGGAGCCGCACCGGGTGATTTAATGGCGATTCTAGAAGCTTTAAAAGAAGCGGGGGCGATAAACGGGCAACTGGTTATCATTTAA
- the flgJ gene encoding flagellar assembly peptidoglycan hydrolase FlgJ has protein sequence MDTNHLDKQNFFDLGNLDSLRQSALKSDASSDASKEALKKAAAQFESIFTQMLLKSMRKANEAFEDKDSPFNSSGVKFFEEMHDQQMSVELSSNGSLGLADLIVQQLSPDGKKFTPGSVLRTTADFDSDKRASGVVDSKTDVKAEPQAVADTTANEQTENRFEDVESFISSVWEHAKNAAQKIGLNPAVMVAQAALETGWGKHIISKADGTSSNNLFNIKSDTSWQGDKASKVTLEFEQGVPVKKQASFRSYQSIKDSVNDFVDFLNENPRYQEALNNTAEPAAFLDSLQKAGYATDPNYADKIKQVLKRVELQSVAASLVR, from the coding sequence ATGGATACTAATCATCTCGACAAGCAAAACTTTTTTGATTTAGGTAACTTAGACTCATTACGTCAAAGTGCTTTGAAAAGTGATGCCTCTAGCGATGCGTCAAAAGAGGCGCTGAAAAAAGCGGCGGCACAATTCGAGTCTATCTTCACTCAAATGCTTCTTAAAAGTATGCGTAAAGCAAATGAAGCGTTTGAAGATAAAGACAGCCCATTTAACTCAAGCGGCGTTAAGTTTTTTGAAGAGATGCATGATCAACAAATGTCGGTTGAGCTTTCATCTAATGGCTCGCTCGGTCTAGCTGATTTGATAGTGCAGCAGCTTTCGCCTGACGGTAAGAAATTTACTCCTGGTTCTGTGCTTAGAACTACTGCTGACTTTGATAGTGATAAACGGGCAAGCGGTGTGGTTGATAGCAAAACTGATGTTAAGGCTGAACCGCAAGCTGTCGCAGATACAACAGCAAACGAGCAAACAGAAAACCGCTTTGAAGATGTGGAGTCTTTTATTAGCTCTGTTTGGGAGCACGCAAAAAATGCTGCACAGAAGATTGGTTTAAATCCTGCTGTGATGGTTGCTCAAGCAGCCCTTGAAACAGGTTGGGGTAAACACATTATCAGTAAAGCTGATGGCACAAGTAGTAACAACTTATTCAATATTAAATCGGATACGAGCTGGCAAGGTGATAAAGCGAGCAAAGTCACGCTTGAGTTTGAACAAGGCGTGCCAGTTAAAAAGCAAGCAAGTTTCCGTTCTTATCAATCGATTAAAGACAGTGTTAACGACTTTGTGGATTTCTTAAATGAAAACCCACGTTATCAAGAAGCACTCAATAATACTGCAGAGCCTGCAGCCTTTTTAGATTCGTTACAAAAAGCAGGTTATGCAACTGATCCAAATTATGCCGATAAAATTAAGCAGGTATTGAAGCGTGTTGAGCTTCAAAGTGTCGCTGCTTCATTGGTACGTTAA
- the flgK gene encoding flagellar hook-associated protein FlgK: MSFSLYDIANAGVRANSELLQTTSKNIANVNTEGYVRERTEFTTMIDNQVGRGETYRLLNEFAQKQLNRDTSNKTFFDQFVTEASRVDSLFSEESNSLSTSVNSFFNNVQESLNQPSSTVARSLVMTDAQNLIDQMDRLSSIVVDQKAVVNEQLEIFSEEANNLIQNISDLNTKIASVHGTDRESVSSGLYNERDKAIRDLSELIDIETLDGNNGEKQVYLGSGQALVMQSGTFNLFSFSGDPDPNFKELKLDVNGGKAVPLEVDVSKLKGKIGGLLAFRDDILVPAQNQLGQMGLALADAFNQQNSLGMDANGEIGGDIFAIPTVDAFGYQANTGTSTMTATLEPGKGSELPASDFIVTYTSATTVEIQAIDNKGEPIGTASTANVTAGVIDSSTITGGEAFGLQLNVSGAANTGDQFMVKLNSQASTSLELATERPEDLALASPIRTANDINNTSDASISAGTVSDIDNSTGITVGPPPSLANGDITLVKTANANEYQITDGNGTSTFTITPPAENILAQAGAPYDAYGFDFNIEGSPATGDTFTLEFNTGGFDDNRNGLLLADLQNGELVRQNVEASSTADNHKTFNQAYSGIVTDIGVVTSQAQTNGAAFTALADQSEAWYESLSGVNLDEEAANLLRFQQSYAASAQVLSTARTIFDTLLSAAR, translated from the coding sequence ATGTCATTTAGCTTATATGACATAGCAAATGCCGGTGTAAGAGCTAACTCTGAGCTTTTACAAACCACCAGTAAAAACATCGCCAACGTTAATACCGAGGGTTATGTGCGTGAGCGTACTGAGTTCACAACCATGATCGACAACCAAGTGGGTCGTGGTGAAACGTATCGCTTACTGAATGAATTTGCGCAAAAGCAATTAAATAGAGATACCTCTAATAAAACATTCTTTGATCAGTTTGTAACTGAAGCAAGCCGTGTAGATAGCTTGTTTTCTGAAGAGTCAAACAGCTTATCAACGAGTGTCAATTCGTTTTTTAACAATGTACAAGAAAGCTTAAATCAACCGTCATCAACAGTAGCTCGTTCACTGGTAATGACTGATGCACAAAACTTAATTGATCAAATGGACAGATTATCGAGCATTGTGGTTGACCAAAAAGCAGTGGTAAATGAGCAACTAGAGATTTTTTCTGAAGAAGCAAATAACCTGATCCAAAATATCAGTGATTTGAATACTAAGATTGCGTCGGTTCATGGTACTGATCGTGAGTCAGTATCAAGTGGTTTATACAATGAACGCGATAAAGCGATTCGTGACTTATCTGAGCTGATTGATATTGAAACCCTTGATGGTAATAACGGCGAAAAGCAAGTGTATTTAGGCTCAGGCCAAGCTCTTGTCATGCAAAGTGGTACATTTAACTTGTTTTCATTCAGTGGCGATCCTGATCCGAACTTTAAAGAGCTGAAACTTGATGTAAACGGTGGCAAAGCTGTGCCGCTTGAAGTTGATGTGAGTAAGTTGAAAGGCAAAATAGGCGGATTATTGGCATTTCGTGACGACATTTTAGTGCCAGCGCAAAACCAGCTAGGTCAAATGGGGTTAGCGTTAGCTGATGCCTTTAACCAACAAAATAGCTTAGGTATGGACGCTAATGGTGAAATTGGTGGTGATATTTTTGCTATTCCAACCGTTGATGCGTTCGGTTATCAAGCCAACACGGGCACATCAACAATGACGGCAACTCTTGAGCCAGGTAAAGGCAGCGAATTGCCAGCAAGTGATTTTATCGTTACTTATACCAGTGCTACGACTGTTGAGATTCAGGCAATCGATAATAAAGGCGAACCAATTGGCACCGCGTCAACAGCGAATGTGACAGCAGGTGTGATTGATTCATCAACCATCACTGGCGGCGAAGCGTTTGGTTTACAGCTCAATGTATCGGGTGCTGCCAATACCGGTGACCAATTTATGGTTAAGTTGAACTCTCAGGCTTCTACGAGCCTAGAGCTTGCGACGGAACGCCCTGAAGACTTAGCATTAGCATCACCTATTCGAACTGCGAACGATATTAATAACACCAGTGACGCAAGTATTTCTGCTGGTACAGTCTCAGATATTGATAACTCAACGGGTATTACCGTAGGCCCACCACCTAGTTTGGCGAATGGCGATATCACGTTAGTGAAAACGGCGAATGCTAACGAATATCAAATCACAGATGGCAACGGCACATCAACGTTTACTATTACACCACCTGCTGAGAATATTCTTGCTCAAGCGGGAGCTCCTTATGATGCTTATGGCTTCGATTTTAATATCGAAGGCTCTCCAGCTACAGGCGACACTTTCACACTTGAGTTTAACACTGGTGGTTTTGATGATAACCGTAATGGTTTGCTATTGGCTGATTTACAAAATGGTGAACTAGTTCGTCAAAATGTTGAAGCAAGTAGTACTGCTGATAATCATAAAACCTTTAATCAAGCATATTCTGGAATTGTTACTGATATTGGTGTTGTGACTAGTCAAGCTCAAACCAATGGTGCAGCCTTTACAGCATTGGCTGATCAATCAGAAGCTTGGTATGAATCACTCTCAGGTGTAAACCTTGATGAAGAGGCGGCAAACTTACTGCGTTTTCAACAATCGTATGCGGCATCTGCACAGGTACTTTCAACAGCACGTACTATTTTTGACACCTTATTAAGTGCGGCGAGGTAA